Proteins from a single region of Antechinus flavipes isolate AdamAnt ecotype Samford, QLD, Australia chromosome 2, AdamAnt_v2, whole genome shotgun sequence:
- the TOR4A gene encoding torsin-4A isoform X2: MEGGQPSPRPSQVPSGGMVSSQVRAVIRLHRKFRVLRRSRTRANLPGEPPLALTPSPSQLLQRQISFDRAKLSSTPASHFHHRVNFEKPQYFTFEAPVESTLRKKKRRKSRVVLYPESSRKYLPTEQKSKAKRCLLLLVAIVCFQILNAIENLDDNLQKYDLDGLEKALQRGVFGQKAATDSIMELLRDYLATHIHSQPLVISFNGPSGVGKSHVGRLLAKHFRSVMDGDFVLQYYVMHHCPDHQEGPACQQDLSERITDMVTRAEVEEKIPVFILDEVEFMSPALLDTLHSFLQPQQSNEFLNAVYVLISSIGGSEVTRFVLQNVSSQLSPQRRREELSQAVHSLLAGTHPLWEAAEVVPFVLLDKWDIMNCFLDEMVGEGFYPNQSRIESLAGQLSYYSTTEGEFAVTGCKQVVAKVNLL, from the coding sequence ATGGAAGGAGGTCAGCCGAGCCCCCGACCTTCCCAGGTTCCCTCAGGGGGCATGGTCTCCTCCCAGGTGAGGGCTGTCATTCGCCTGCATAGAAAATTCCGAGTTCTTCGCAGGAGCCGCACGCGAGCCAACCTTCCTGGGGAACCCCCCCTGGCTCTGACCCCGTCCCCCTCACAGCTGCTTCAGAGACAGATCTCTTTCGACCGGGCCAAGTTGAGCAGCACCCCCGCGTCCCACTTCCACCACCGCGTCAACTTTGAGAAACCCCAGTATTTCACCTTTGAGGCCCCGGTGGAATCCACCTTACGGAAGAAGAAGCGCCGTAAATCCCGGGTTGTGTTGTACCCAGAGAGTTCTCGGAAGTACCTCCCCACCGAGCAGAAGAGCAAGGCCAAACGCTGCCTGCTGCTGCTGGTGGCCATCGTCTGCTTTCAGATCCTCAACGCCATCGAGAACCTTGATGACAACCTGCAGAAGTACGACCTTGACGGGCTAGAGAAAGCTCTGCAGCGGGGAGTGTTTGGCCAGAAGGCCGCCACGGACAGCATCATGGAACTTCTGCGGGATTATCTGGCCACGCACATCCACAGCCAGCCCCTGGTCATCTCATTCAACGGCCCGAGCGGCGTGGGCAAGAGCCACGTGGGCCGGCTGCTGGCCAAACACTTCCGCTCGGTGATGGACGGGGACTTTGTGCTGCAGTACTACGTGATGCATCACTGCCCGGACCACCAGGAGGGCCCCGCCTGCCAGCAGGACCTGTCGGAGCGGATCACCGACATGGTGACCCGGGCTGAAGTCGAGGAGAAGATCCCTGTGTTCATTCTGGACGAGGTAGAGTTCATGTCCCCGGCCCTGCTGGACACTCTGCACAGCTTCCTCCAGCCCCAGCAGTCCAACGAGTTCCTCAACGCCGTCTATGTGCTCATCAGCAGCATCGGGGGCAGCGAGGTCACGCGCTTCGTGCTGCAGAACGTCTCCAGCCAGCTGAGCCCCCAGCGCCGCAGGGAGGAGCTCAGCCAGGCCGTGCACAGCCTCCTGGCGGGCACCCACCCGCTCTGGGAGGCGGCCGAGGTGGTCCCCTTCGTGCTGCTGGACAAGTGGGACATCATGAACTGCTTCCTGGACGAGATGGTCGGGGAGGGCTTCTACCCCAACCAGAGCCGCATCGAGAGCCTGGCCGGGCAGCTCAGCTACTACAGCACCACGGAAGGGGAGTTTGCTGTCACGGGCTGCAAGCAGGTAGTGGCCAAGGTCAACCTGCTGTAG
- the TOR4A gene encoding torsin-4A isoform X1: protein MSSGPVGKSDLNGVSSRAMEGGQPSPRPSQVPSGGMVSSQVRAVIRLHRKFRVLRRSRTRANLPGEPPLALTPSPSQLLQRQISFDRAKLSSTPASHFHHRVNFEKPQYFTFEAPVESTLRKKKRRKSRVVLYPESSRKYLPTEQKSKAKRCLLLLVAIVCFQILNAIENLDDNLQKYDLDGLEKALQRGVFGQKAATDSIMELLRDYLATHIHSQPLVISFNGPSGVGKSHVGRLLAKHFRSVMDGDFVLQYYVMHHCPDHQEGPACQQDLSERITDMVTRAEVEEKIPVFILDEVEFMSPALLDTLHSFLQPQQSNEFLNAVYVLISSIGGSEVTRFVLQNVSSQLSPQRRREELSQAVHSLLAGTHPLWEAAEVVPFVLLDKWDIMNCFLDEMVGEGFYPNQSRIESLAGQLSYYSTTEGEFAVTGCKQVVAKVNLL from the exons ATGTCATCAGGACCGGTTGG GAAAAGCGACCTGAATGGTGTATCATCGAGAGCGATGGAAGGAGGTCAGCCGAGCCCCCGACCTTCCCAGGTTCCCTCAGGGGGCATGGTCTCCTCCCAGGTGAGGGCTGTCATTCGCCTGCATAGAAAATTCCGAGTTCTTCGCAGGAGCCGCACGCGAGCCAACCTTCCTGGGGAACCCCCCCTGGCTCTGACCCCGTCCCCCTCACAGCTGCTTCAGAGACAGATCTCTTTCGACCGGGCCAAGTTGAGCAGCACCCCCGCGTCCCACTTCCACCACCGCGTCAACTTTGAGAAACCCCAGTATTTCACCTTTGAGGCCCCGGTGGAATCCACCTTACGGAAGAAGAAGCGCCGTAAATCCCGGGTTGTGTTGTACCCAGAGAGTTCTCGGAAGTACCTCCCCACCGAGCAGAAGAGCAAGGCCAAACGCTGCCTGCTGCTGCTGGTGGCCATCGTCTGCTTTCAGATCCTCAACGCCATCGAGAACCTTGATGACAACCTGCAGAAGTACGACCTTGACGGGCTAGAGAAAGCTCTGCAGCGGGGAGTGTTTGGCCAGAAGGCCGCCACGGACAGCATCATGGAACTTCTGCGGGATTATCTGGCCACGCACATCCACAGCCAGCCCCTGGTCATCTCATTCAACGGCCCGAGCGGCGTGGGCAAGAGCCACGTGGGCCGGCTGCTGGCCAAACACTTCCGCTCGGTGATGGACGGGGACTTTGTGCTGCAGTACTACGTGATGCATCACTGCCCGGACCACCAGGAGGGCCCCGCCTGCCAGCAGGACCTGTCGGAGCGGATCACCGACATGGTGACCCGGGCTGAAGTCGAGGAGAAGATCCCTGTGTTCATTCTGGACGAGGTAGAGTTCATGTCCCCGGCCCTGCTGGACACTCTGCACAGCTTCCTCCAGCCCCAGCAGTCCAACGAGTTCCTCAACGCCGTCTATGTGCTCATCAGCAGCATCGGGGGCAGCGAGGTCACGCGCTTCGTGCTGCAGAACGTCTCCAGCCAGCTGAGCCCCCAGCGCCGCAGGGAGGAGCTCAGCCAGGCCGTGCACAGCCTCCTGGCGGGCACCCACCCGCTCTGGGAGGCGGCCGAGGTGGTCCCCTTCGTGCTGCTGGACAAGTGGGACATCATGAACTGCTTCCTGGACGAGATGGTCGGGGAGGGCTTCTACCCCAACCAGAGCCGCATCGAGAGCCTGGCCGGGCAGCTCAGCTACTACAGCACCACGGAAGGGGAGTTTGCTGTCACGGGCTGCAAGCAGGTAGTGGCCAAGGTCAACCTGCTGTAG